A single genomic interval of Coccidioides posadasii str. Silveira chromosome 1, complete sequence harbors:
- the SWD3 gene encoding WD domain protein (EggNog:ENOG410PIXX~COG:S~BUSCO:6785at33183): MSDNTHPAKRRRLDRRGSHSQDSSSDELGANSDVERRRASWLKQVRTTYQSPRPYKTTPRQTTNSDSESPDELAVDHHHTYWRRQSAMRRSILSTPRESSRSERHRTEDADDDDDDEGEESSEDTSEDENRAKEKAERPVRVRTPTPPPPPPPPKPERLNYKQKLVLKGHQRGVSAVQFSPDGSMIASCSADGTIRVWNSSTGKLIHTFEGHLGGISTLCWSPDGTFIASGSDDKSIRLWNVLTGKQHPTPFLGHHNYIYSIAFSPKGNMLVSGSYDEAVFLWDVRSARVMRSLPAHSDPVAGIDFIRDGTLIASCASDGLIRIWDSATGQCLRTLVHEDNPPVMGVKFSPNGKYVLAWTLDGCIRLWNYVEGRCIKTYQGHKNEKYSISGGFGTYNAPGGPPTAFVFSGSEDGAVVCWDVVSKKILQRLEGHRDVVLGADACCVGGKRLIVSCGMDMTIRLWEEEEIVEQDQEGQSIKADFEPREESDNAAASEVDADGDTPMT; encoded by the exons ATGAGCGACAACACCCATCCCGCTAAAAGGCGGCGCCTCGACCGCCGTGGCTCCCACTCCCAAGACTCCTCCTCCGACGAGCTGGGTGCCAACTCGGATGTCGAACGGCGAAGAGCGAGCTGGCTCAAGCAAGTGAGAACAACGTACCAGTCACCCAGACCGTACAAAACTACGCCTCGCCAAACTACGAATAGCGATTCTGAGAGCCCGGATGAGTTGGCGGTCGATCACCACCATACATATTGGCGAAGGCAGAGCGCGATGCGTCGCAGCATCCTCTCGACGCCCCGGGAAAGTAGCCGATCAGAAAGACATCGTACGGAGGATGcagacgatgatgatgacgatgaaggGGAGGAAAGTAGCGAAGACACATCTGAAGACGAGAACAGGGCAAAGGAGAAGGCCGAGAGGCCTGTGCGTGTGCGGACACCTACccctccgcctccgcctccgccaCCTAAACCAGAAAGATTGAACTATAAACAGAAGTTGGTCTTGAAGGGCCACCAGAGAGGGGTTTCGGCGGTTCAATTTTCGCCTGATGGATCGATGATTGCCAGCTGCT CTGCGGATGGTACCATACGCGTTTGGAACTCTTCCACGGGCAAGCTCATACACACGTTCGAAGGTCATCTTGGTGGGATATCAACCTTATGCTGGAGCCCAGACGGGACCTTCATCGCCTCCGGCTCCGACGACAAGTCCATCCGACTATGGAATGTTTTGACG GGAAAACAACACCCAACGCCTTTCCTAGGTCATCACAATTACATATACTCCATCGCTTTCTCCCCGAAAGGCAACATGCTCGTCAGTGGTTCTTACGACGAAGCCGTGTTCCTCTGGGATGTTCGCTCCGCCCGTGTCATGCGATCCCTCCCCGCTCACTCGGATCCAGTTGCAGGCATCGATTTTATCCGTGACGGCACATTAATAGCCTCCTGCGCTAGCGACGGGCTAATCCGAATATGGGACTCCGCAACGGGACAGTGTTTACGAACTCTAGTACACGAAGATAATCCGCCGGTTATGGGTGTGAAATTCTCTCCGAATGGGAAATACGTCCTTGCGTGGACTTTGGATGGATGTATCCGGTTGTGGAACTATGTCGAAGGTCGGTGCATAAAAACCTACCAGGGACATAAAAATGAGAAGTACAGTATATCTGGTGGGTTTGGGACGTATAATGCGCCGGGTGGGCCGCCTACTGCTTTTGTATTTAGTGGGAGTGAAGACGGCGCGGTGGTGTGTTGGGATGTCGTCAGCAAAAAGATACTCCAAAGGCTCGAGGGTCATAGAGACGTTGTTCTAGGTGCAGATGCATGCTGCGTCGGGGGAAAGCGGCTAATCGTCAGCTGCGGCATGGATATGACTATTCGACTCtgggaagaggaggagatTGTTGAACAGGATCAAGAGGGCCAGAGCATCAAAGCAGACTTTGAGCCTCGAGAGGAGTCTGACAATGCGGCAGCGTCAGAGGTGGACGCTGATGGCGACACGCCTATGACTTGA
- the THI4 gene encoding thiamine metabolism- protein (EggNog:ENOG410PF94~COG:H~BUSCO:9721at33183): protein MSTVTETVTLPAHLANKTELVGHTPTVNSKEAGDRALLDEFAGKWDSFKFGPIRESQVSRAMTRRYFKDLDTYAESDIVIVGAGSCGLSTAYVLAKARPDLKIAIIEAAVSPGGGAWLGGQLFSAMVLRKPADKFLDEIGVPYEEEPSNPHVVVIKHASLFTSTLLSKVLAFPNIKLFNATCVEDLITRPEPAGGLRIAGVVTNWTLVAEHHDDHSCMDPNTINTPLVISTTGHDGPFGAFCAKRLVSMNAIEKLGGMRGLDMNSAEEAIVKNTREVTKGLIIGGMELSEIDGWHRMGPIFSAMMLSGVKAAEVALEVFEQRKKECAA from the exons ATGTCTACTGTCACTGAAACCGTTACCCTGCCCGCCCATCTTGCCAACAAGACCGAATTGGTTGGACACACCCCCACTGTTAATAGCAAGGAAGCGGGTGATCGTGCTCTCTTGGACGAATTTGCTGGGAAATGGGATAGTTTTAAGTTTGGTCCCATTCGTGAGAGCCAGGTCTCTCGTGCCATGACCAGGCGATACTTCAAGGACCTGGACACTTACGCTGAGAGTGACATCGTCATTGTCGGCGCCGGTTCCTGCGGCCTTAGCACTGCCTATGTCCTCGCCAAGGCGCGTCCTGACCTGAAAATTGCCATCATTGAAGCTGCCGTCTCTCCTG GCGGTGGTGCATGGCTCGGCGGTCAGCTCTTCTCCGCCATGGTCCTCCGCAAACCTGCGGACAAATTCCTCGACGAAATCGGCGTCCCTTACGAAGAGGAGCCTTCCAACCCGCATGTTGTCGTGATCAAACACGCCTCGCTCTTCACCTCCACCTTGCTCTCTAAGGTTCTTGCATTCCCCAACATCAAGCTCTTCAACGCCACCTGCGTTGAGGACCTTATCACCCGCCCAGAACCGGCCGGTGGCCTGCGCATCGCCGGTGTGGTGACCAACTGGACCCTCGTGGCTGAACACCATGACGATCACTCCTGCATGGACCCCAACACCATCAATACACCTCTCGTCATCAGCACCACCGGCCACGATGGTCCTTTTGGCGCCTTCTGTGCCAAGCGTCTCGTCTCGATGAACGCCATCGAGAAATTGGGCGGTATGCGTGGCTTGGATATGAACTCTGCTGAAGAGGCTATTGTCAAGAATACCCGTGAAGTCACCAAGGGTTTGATCATCGGTGGAATGGAACTTAGTGAGATTGACGGATGGCACCGCATGGGCCCTATCTTCTCTGCCATGATGCTCAGCGGCGTTAAGGCTGCAGAGGTTGCTCTGGAGGTCTTTGAGCAGCGCAAGAAAGAATGTGCGGCTTAA
- a CDS encoding uncharacterized protein (EggNog:ENOG410PM23~COG:S~BUSCO:3742at33183) — protein sequence MSRQNPAARMQDPAGGVPQQLLPHMHLVSSYRYPSMANLTMETAVEYLLSAPKVVRELQPMHWMFLDAPPDGTVMLVWQPLNHLGTNFASDGYVWGDAEQVYTTESRGYTVEMWLHRCGYHPPHETVATHARRRFRLTPAKTPNPNLPPPDPSLWIVHYAKAPSIDQIPVTHIAVPPAIHNILAQRRFLQSQGQLARKEFMLHDRNTWPTISLPPQVGQQPYAQPSPYAQPYMARHQQAPFFQHPPGANMPPGQVKTPRGHRATASAAMAAAALPDFSLEDEEVSTGDFLDNITPREISRLRYRHNHEWMEEIFDSPYRINQILPVDLGLGRKGELESLTKGYLEAPAGPSPGAESDATVSKMEPEKMEEFTNAVTKRVADVTAEIEALKRRHARRLEKINRLSVLKEGEVALRDAYVDPSNVGKEFWRIENRLRPIVVTDETMQQVEYNEPTSRTKVADISAGVQKAWGEPIVPLKEVICVDKGGLEEPVKESPQPTTEPSPADVDMGNGEDLSKGLELPTAQGEPVSEFEAAKQGAQATQEVTGDVSNAAQGNIQAASGPSGDIEMGGVNEGQAPASADQLGEDWVVVNKDEKTSRDGSPKGDQAESIEQPSAPKDASMKEPEGTTPRNNTGLEAPEVLETSNFEDAASFSHIDSAGEALAAYEENSGLDLEGLDNSAFGDAFHASEGGHQHHDTEDIS from the exons ATGAGTCGTCAAAATCCTGCCGCAAGGATGCAGGACCCAGCTGGGGGTGTGCCGCAACAGCTG TTGCCACACATGCACCTTGTCTCAAGCTATAGGTACCCGTCAATGGCCAACCTCACCATGGAGACCGCCGTCGAATACCTTCTCTCAGCTCCGAAAGTCGTTCGAGAACTACAGCCAATGCACTGGATGTTTCTTGATGCACCTCCAGACGGGACAGTCATGCTTGTTTGGCAGCCTTTAAACCATCTGGGAACGAATTTCGCAAGTGATGGCTACGTGTGGGGAGACGCAGAGCAAGTTTATACAACAGAATCGCGCGGATAT ACTGTTGAAATGTGGTTACATCGATGCGGATACCATCCACCGCACGAGACAGTTGCTACCCATGCCCGTAGAAGATTCCGATTGACACCTGCGAAAACACCAAATCCCAACCTTCCACCTCCCGACCCATCTCTATGGATCGTTCACTATGCTAAAGCACCCTCCATTGACCAGATCCCCGTAACGCACATCGCTGTTCCTCCGGCAATCCATAACATTCTAGCTCAGCGCCGATTTCTTCAGAGCCAAGGTCAGCTCGCGCGAAAGGAATTCATGTTGCACGACCGAAATACCTGGCCCACTATCAGCCTTCCACCCCAAGTTGGTCAACAACCATATGCGCAGCCCAGTCCTTACGCACAGCCATACATGGCGCGCCACCAGCAAGCCCCGTTCTTCCAACACCCTCCAGGTGCAAATATGCCGCCAGGGCAGGTTAAGACACCTCGCGGACACCGAGCGACCGCATCCGCTGCAATGGCAGCAGCTGCGCTCCCAGACTTTTCCTTGGAGGACGAAGAAGTATCCACTGGAGATTTCTTAGATAATATCACACCGCGAGAGATCAGTCGACTAAGATATCGCCATAACCATGAATGGATGGAGGAGATATTTGATTCACCTTACCGGATAAATCAGATTTTACCAGTTGACTTGGGACTTGGCCGAAAAGGAGAACTGGAATCTCTCACGAAGGGATATCTGGAGGCTCCAGCTGGTCCTTCTCCTGGTGCCGAATCCGATGCTACAGTCAGCAAGATGGAGCCAGAAAAGATGGAGGAGTTTACCAACGCCGTTACGAAGAGGGTTGCTGATGTGACGGCTGAAATTGAAGCGCTCAAAAGAAGACATGCACGCCGACTCGAGAAAATCAACCGGCTGTCCGTGTTGAAAGAAGGAGAGGTCGCACTTCGCGATGCCTACGTTGACCCCTCGAATGTAGGCAAAGAATTTTGGCGGATTGAAAATCGTCTGAGACCCATTGTCGTAACGGATGAAACAATGCAACAGGTCGAATATAACGAACCTACGTCCAGGACGAAAGTCGCTGATATATCTGCTGGAGTGCAAAAGGCTTGGGGTGAACCTATTGTGCCTCTCAAGGAAGTCATCTGCGTCGACAAAGGCGGGCTCGAGGAGCCAGTCAAAGAGTCGCCACAACCCACTACCGAACCATCTCCCGCAGACGTTGACATGGGAAATGGGGAAGACCTCTCAAAGGGCCTCGAGTTGCCTACAGCACAGGGCGAGCCCGTATCTGAGTTTGAAGCGGCGAAACAAGGAGCACAAGCAACGCAAGAGGTGACGGGTGATGTTTCCAACGCAGCCCAAGGCAACATACAGGCCGCATCCGGTCCCAGTGGAGATATCGAAATGGGAGGCGTGAATGAGGGTCAAGCACCAGCGTCGGCTGACCAACTTGGGGAGGACTGGGTGGTAGTGAACAAAGATGAAAAGACTTCAAGAGACGGTAGCCCAAAGGGAGATCAGGCTGAATCCATCGAACAGCCAAGTGCACCGAAGGACGCGTCTATGAAGGAGCCAGAGGGCACCACACCCAGAAACAACACTGGACTTGAAGCGCCTGAAGTTTTAGAGACGAGCAATTTCGAAGACGCCGCGAGTTTTAGCCATATCGATTCGGCCGGTGAAGCCCTGGCAGCGTACGAGGAAAACAGTGGACTGGACTTGGAAGGGCTGGACAACTCTGCCTTCGGCGATGCGTTCCATGCGTCGGAGGGTGGACATCAACATCATGACACAGAGGACATCTCGTAA
- a CDS encoding uncharacterized protein (EggNog:ENOG410Q5JE), which translates to MAETAPAPAPHAADDEESILHELNEAIAANPELRAPTPKPAEGEWEDFDRLLAENPQLAAPVVASPKSKSFYKSKDKWECRHEGEEIQTDIERDPGDGTPEVLINEVRGICNKCMEKWVNLENALEPDATELGGSSHGPAGPPTYDQAQGANVLDVEDDDLHPRPLFDIDDGPGKGKGRAGGHVRYGSDDEVDDDDRSMYSQEDGFKYPPPGLQQRHQGRSFADDDDDDDNDDDVLYDMHPDCRPHEGSQGASLPNQAPPTFRSDDEDEFPPVNPRGSHAKPPNQRQA; encoded by the coding sequence ATGGCTGAGACTGCTCCTGCTCCTGCTCCCCACGCTGCTGATGATGAAGAATCCATCCTCCACGAACTGAATGAGGCCATAGCGGCCAACCCAGAACTGCGAGCCCCAACCCCCAAGCCTGCCGAAGGAGAATGGGAAGACTTCGATCGCCTTCTTGCTGAAAACCCACAGTTAGCCGCTCCAGTTGTAGCATCCCCCAAGTCAAAATCGTTCTACAAGTCCAAGGACAAATGGGAGTGCCGCCatgaaggagaagaaatcCAGACTGATATCGAGCGAGATCCAGGTGATGGGACACCCGAGGTTCTCATCAACGAAGTCAGAGGCATTTGTAACAAGTGCATGGAGAAATGGGTCAACCTCGAGAATGCTCTGGAGCCAGATGCCACCGAACTTGGAGGAAGCTCTCATGGTCCTGCCGGGCCGCCAACATATGACCAGGCGCAGGGTGCTAATGTGCTCGACGTGGAAGATGACGATCTGCATCCACGTCCGTTATTTGATATAGACGATGGCCCTGGCAAGGGCAAGGGTCGCGCTGGTGGCCATGTTCGCTATGGCTCCGATGACGAGGTTGATGACGACGATAGGTCAATGTATTCCCAGGAAGACGGTTTCAAATATCCTCCACCTGGTCTACAGCAACGTCATCAGGGAAGGTCCTTcgctgatgatgatgatgatgatgataacGATGACGATGTACTCTATGATATGCATCCTGATTGCCGACCGCACGAGGGTTCTCAAGGAGCCAGCTTGCCTAATCAGGCCCCTCCTACCTTTCGGTCggacgatgaagatgaatTTCCTCCAGTCAATCCCCGTGGATCGCACGCTAAGCCTCCTAACCAACGCCAAGCGTAA
- the ISC1_1 gene encoding phospholipase C type enzyme (EggNog:ENOG410PMCN~COG:T~TransMembrane:2 (i430-449o455-481i)~BUSCO:3841at33183): MFSSHHSDDLPRKINILTLNCWGLKFISKYRRERLLEIGKRLASLEPPPEIVGLQECWTQQDYNNIRKETRHILPYGKFYFSGIFGGGLAILSKWPIEESSMFGYPLNGRPTAFFRGDWFVGKGVACARIRIGPGPSDIAAVFCTHLHAPYEREPHDSYICHRTAQAWEMAKLMRGAAEKGHLVIGLGDFNMLPLSLAHRLITTHAPVQDVWRYLHPDSSLGAAIDAVEMARKRPVPSAEYNLSENGVTCDGLFNTWRWNKGQQKRLEKEGHIEVDGRLPDPLGKRLDYIFVGNGGPTLQPSSSSPTQSSVQQRSDWKWTIESARVSMTERHPTLHCSLSDHFAVEAVISRNVSSGETSWQEENASFLPIQKQESPHSHAPSNTVTTVTIATTLPKPPTPSTCTSDMYDEIIKMIHIYNLRERFQRRARLGHFLASLGVSMCCLIGVWWSPRAFVSFILCLMSTLSFAAGVIDGLIGGLFVSSELRALREFEWEIRNAKRLALGMGLDIEEDLGQLGKPSRV, encoded by the coding sequence ATGTTCTCCTCGCATCACAGCGATGACCTCCCGCGGAAGATCAATATCCTAACTCTCAACTGCTGGGGCCTCAAATTCATCTCCAAGTATCGCCGGGAACGTCTTCTAGAGATTGGAAAACGGCTAGCCAGCCTCGAACCCCCGCCTGAGATCGTCGGGCTGCAGGAATGCTGGACACAACAGGACTACAATAACATCCGCAAGGAGACAAGACACATTCTTCCATACGGAAAGTTCTATTTCAGCGGAATATTTGGGGGAGGGCTTGCAATTCTCTCAAAATGGCCCATCGAAGAGAGTAGCATGTTTGGCTACCCCCTGAACGGCCGACCAACCGCTTTCTTCCGCGGCGACTGGTTCGTCGGCAAGGGGGTTGCCTGTGCAAGAATACGGATCGGACCTGGGCCAAGTGATATTGCAGCTGTATTCTGCACGCATTTGCACGCGCCGTACGAAAGGGAGCCGCACGATTCATACATCTGTCATCGAACAGCGCAGGCATGGGAGATGGCAAAGCTGATGCGTGGAGCCGCAGAGAAAGGTCATCTCGTTATTGGGCTAGGGGACTTTAATATGCTTCCTCTCTCACTGGCTCATCGGCTAATCACTACGCATGCACCTGTGCAAGATGTTTGGCGATACCTGCACCCCGATTCTTCCCTGGGTGCGGCGATCGACGCAGTCGAAATGGCGCGAAAGAGGCCAGTCCCTTCAGCAGAGTATAACCTGAGTGAGAATGGTGTTACATGTGATGGCCTCTTTAATACGTGGCGCTGGAACAAAGGACAACAGAAACGGCTAGAGAAAGAAGGACACATCGAAGTGGATGGGAGACTACCCGACCCTCTAGGGAAACGCCTCGACTACATATTCGTCGGAAACGGTGGACCGACTTTGCAGCCTTCTTCCTCGAGTCCAACTCAGTCATCAGTACAACAACGTTCCGATTGGAAATGGACCATTGAATCTGCCCGCGTCAGTATGACGGAACGCCATCCGACTCTCCACTGCTCCCTCAGTGATCATTTTGCCGTTGAAGCCGTAATCTCACGCAACGTATCAAGTGGTGAAACATCTTGGCAAGAAGAAAACGCGTCATTTCTTCCCATCCAGAAGCAAGAATCTCCCCATTCTCATGCACCTTCGAACACAGTAACGACGGTCACTATCGCCACAACGCTCCCCAAGCCTCCTACCCCATCCACATGCACCTCCGATATGTACGACGAGATAATAAAAATGATACACATCTACAACCTTCGAGAGCGATTTCAGCGACGTGCACGCCTCGGCCATTTTCTCGCCTCTCTTGGTGTGTCCATGTGTTGCCTAATCGGGGTTTGGTGGTCTCCGCGTGCGTTCGTGTCGTTTATACTATGTCTCATGAGCACACTGAGTTTTGCAGCTGGTGTCATTGACGGCTTGATTGGAGGATTGTTCGTGAGTAGTGAGCTGAGGGCGTTGAGGGAGTTTGAGTGGGAGATTAGAAACGCGAAAAGACTGGCATTGGGGATGGGGTTGGATATAGAGGAGGATTTGGGGCAGCTGGGGAAGCCATCTCGTGTTTAA
- a CDS encoding uncharacterized protein (CAZy:GH128~SECRETED:SignalP(1-27)~EggNog:ENOG410PWPA~COG:S~BUSCO:12634at33183), which produces MVSFNIPFLTTLLASAVVAAPLHQTRSAEGKRGLAYNNPDALRPFKGTAADSWSYNWGSSPGSSAAPDYVPMLWGPKLFSSWDSSSVLSSGCKSILGFNEPDHGDQASMSPESAVDAFKNLLTPLAGKVELGSPGVTNGGGNMGLTWMESFLNGCAGSCAVDFLAVHWYSPANEIEGFKQHITKAIELAKSHGIEQVWITEFQGLGDDQAQINFLNEVLPWLDSNPGVARYSYFMADTLVSGNQLNAVGKAYAGA; this is translated from the coding sequence ATGGTGTCCTTCAACATTCCTTTCCTCACTACCTTGTTGGCCAGCGCTGTCGTCGCTGCACCACTTCATCAAACCCGTTCCGCCGAGGGAAAGCGTGGTCTCGCCTACAACAATCCCGATGCTCTCAGGCCTTTCAAGGGTACGGCAGCCGACTCTTGGAGCTACAACTGGGGAAGCTCCCCTGGCAGTAGTGCTGCTCCAGATTATGTCCCCATGCTCTGGGGCCCCAAGCTCTTCAGTAGCTGGGACTCTTCATCTGTCCTCTCGTCTGGCTGCAAGAGCATCCTTGGTTTTAACGAGCCCGATCACGGTGATCAGGCATCCATGTCACCTGAATCCGCCGTCGACGCattcaaaaatcttctcACGCCCCTCGCCGGCAAAGTCGAACTTGGGTCACCTGGTGTGACCAACGGTGGCGGAAATATGGGTCTCACCTGGATGGAATCGTTCCTCAACGGCTGTGCTGGCAGCTGCGCAGTTGATTTCCTCGCCGTTCACTGGTATAGCCCAGCCAACGAGATCGAAGGGTTCAAGCAGCACATCACCAAGGCCATCGAGCTCGCCAAGAGCCATGGAATCGAACAGGTCTGGATTACCGAGTTCCAGGGCCTTGGGGATGACCAGGCACAGATCAATTTCCTCAACGAGGTGCTTCCATGGCTTGATTCCAACCCTGGCGTCGCCCGCTATTCTTACTTCATGGCCGACACATTAGTTTCCGGCAACCAGCTCAATGCTGTTGGAAAGGCTTACGCAGGCGCCTAA
- a CDS encoding uncharacterized protein (EggNog:ENOG410PF8N~COG:F,P~BUSCO:3992at33183), whose protein sequence is MAVQENQYLHALVDMGSNGIRFSISDLSPLTSRILPTVFQDRTGISLYDAQFRPGSNTRQPISLSVQEDVVRRLVRFRETCKDFGVPEGNITVLATEATRTAINSREFLSAIKESTGWDVQLLSKEEEGTLGAFGIASSLEAVEGLVMDLGGGSTQITWVIAKNGSVLTSPKGSISLPYGAAAVTKRLEKRSEQQNLENEMIPKFKDAYSELCVPKELLDHAAKREGFDLFLSGGGFRGWGYLHMNRSKVNPYPIPIINGFRVDCSEFCDTSGIMSSAAMEGSKIFGISDRRASQVPAVACLVKSLTKAIPNIKTIQFCQGGVREGYLFKTLPEETRLKSPLVVATAPYSTQSAFELSSLLLRALPCGVPENTDASVPLSFTETLLVALANIMFAHSSISRESRAAVALHSTINGLLASAHGISHADRALLALLLYERWRGDLSPPDQSLLRRLRQITSREEVWWCQYLGRVAALVCDIYPSGIIRDKIPRVDFLAGWAKGKKGKTHVRLEITLPNNSPGVDLSWLMGAKQSIEKAGKKKNWVRAVERIGEIEDWGLKIDVSLNEGQIQGK, encoded by the exons ATGGCTGTGCAGGAAAACCAATATCTCCATGCACTTGTTGATATGGGGAG CAATGGTATTCGTTTCTCAATATCCGATCTGTCCCCACTCACTTCAAGAATACTGCCAACTGTGTTCCAAGACCGCACCGGCATCTCTCTTTACGATGCTCAATTCAGGCCAGGGAGCAATACCAGGCAGCCTATCTCTCTATCTGTTCAGGAAGATGTTGTTCGCCGTTTAGTGCGATTCAGGGAGACATGCAAGGACTTCGGTGTACCTGAGGGGAATATTACCGTCCTTGCAACCGAGGCCACCAGAACTGCCATAAATTCCCGAGAATTTCTATCCGCGATCAAGGAAAGCACTGGATGGGATGTCCAACTGCTTTccaaggaagaagagggaacATTGGGAGCATTTGGGATTGCCAGCAGCCTAGAAGCTGTGGAGGGTTTGGTGATGGACCTGGGAGGAGGAAGCACTCAAATTACGTGGGTCATTGCTAAAAATGGCTCTGTGCTCACGAGCCCCAAAGGTTCGATCAGCTTGCCTTATGGGGCGGCAGCAGTTACAAAAAGACTAGAAAAGCGCTCAGAGCAGCAGAATTTGGAAAACGAAATGATTCCAAAATTCAAGGATGCCTATAGTGAACTCTGTGTCCCCAAAGAACTGCTGGATCATGCTGCGAAACGAGAGGGGTTCGATTTATTTCTTAGTGGCGGCGGCTTTAGAGGTTGGGGCTACTTGCACATGAATCGTTCTAAGGTAAACCCATACCCAATCCCAATTATCAACGGTTTCAGGGTAGATTGCTCAGAATTCTGTGATACTTCTGGCATCATGTCTTCTGCGGCAATGGAAGGATCTAAGATTTTCGGCATCTCGGATCGCAGAGCATCTCAAGTGCCGGCAGTTGCTTGTCTTGTCAAATCTCTTACAAAGGCCATCCCAAATATCAAAACTATACAGTTTTGCCAGGGTGGCGTGCGCGAAGGTTATTTATTCAAGACTTTACCTGAAGAAACACGCTTAAAAAGTCCACTTGTTGTGGCCACAGCGCCTTACAGCACACAGTCTGCCTTTGAACTCTCTTCTCTGCTACTCAGAGCCCTTCCCTGTGGTGTACCAGAGAACACAGATGCTTCCGTCCCTCTATCATTCACAGAAACTCTGCTTGTTGCCCTGGCAAATATCATGTTTGCACACTCTTCTATCTCAAGGGAATCGCGCGCAGCCGTTGCTCTACATTCAACAATAAATGGCTTGCTTGCATCAGCGCACGGCATATCTCATGCTGATCGCGCCTTATTAGCGCTCCTCCTCTACGAGCGATGGCGTGGCGATCTGTCTCCACCAGACCAGTCTCTCCTACGACGTCTTCGCCAAATCACTTCTCGAGAGGAGGTTTGGTGGTGTCAGTATCTTGGGCGAGTCGCTGCTCTTGTATGTGATATATATCCCAGCGGTATCATCAGGGATAAAATACCACGCGTTGACTTCCTTGCCGGATGGGCTAAAGGGAAAAAGGGCAAGACTCATGTAAGGCTGGAAATAACGTTGCCAAATAATAGTCCTGGTGTCGACCTTAGCTGGCTGATGGGTGCCAAGCAGAGCATTGAGAAGGccggaaagaaaaagaactGGGTTAGGGCTGTGGAGAGGATAGGGGAAATTGAGGATTGGGGTTTGAAGATTGATGTTTCATTGAACGAAGGCCAAATACAAGGTAAATGA